The genome window TGATTAACCAAGGGAAATAAAAGCATCATCAGGTAAACTGGAGGGTTTGCTGTCATCTAGTGGTTCAGTCCTGAATCTCCACCAGAATAAACAAGTACAAAatccaaaaaagtgatgaagtaGAAACACTTGAGTTTTTCTCATCATATAAACAACTGTGGCAGAGTGCTTTAAATATATGCATCTGTAGAACATTGATTGTTCccaaaaacaaactttgaatTTCCACCTCCTCTATTAGGttttgtacacatttttttatttattccttttGCACGTCTGTCTTCTTGAGGTGACGCTGCAGCAGGTGCACAAACACGGCGATATTCACAACAAACTGCATTAAACCTATAGACGAAAGGCCGTAGTTCACGTACAGGAAGCCACCAGCAGTCGGCCCGACTGTGCGGAGCAGGGATTGGACAGATGCACACAGTCCCATCATGGTGCCTGAGTACAAGAGCAAAGTGGGTTCAATAAACAATTTAATGAACTGCGTTTTGAAGTCAGATAATTGTCGGTTTCTGATGAGTTGAGCCTGTAGTATTcagatttgtttctgtttcgGTTGGTATGCCGGCCAATAGGCCCAAACGCACTgcaactcaacaaaaaaaaacacatgcaaatggacaaaacacaagcaaatcaaGAAAACATCTCCATTGCCCTGATTAATGATACTGAAAATGttattgtcaatgttttgattctgaattaACTttatttgctggacttacagcggCCAAGAGAATGATTGGAGCCCGTTAGAAACCATCTATTAGTAATAAaacatggaccctttcctttttggatatCATATATATGGAGCTCTCCACGGCATTAATGAAGCACCAGGAAAGACTTTGGACAATTGGCTCAGCATTGTTGAATCCttgaaatccatgctgtagaATTGTGCAGAGTGTTTGTTTCCTTCTCGTATTTCCTTTGTTTTGGAGTGAAACATTTGGAAGGATTGCGGAAAAGGTGCACTTTGCCTTCTtcggtgtgtgtagtgtacttttctgtatgttgtcatctaGACCAATCTTTTGCACTTTTGCGTAtgtgtttaaataaaagaaatcggattgcaaaaaaatgaaaacagcttcattaatttgacaacacatgcgcagcatttagcaaataTGCTGAAAATGcccacaacacaaccaaatatagaaacaatgcaaaaaagaaaagcacacaaacccgaaaacaaatgcaacagaaTAAAGCTGCATCCAGTTTACAGTTTCTGGCAGCCACCATAGATTTGGGTAATATTTCACCTGACACTACAACAacagatattttaattttgtaagGTTGCACTTCTTTCCCTCCTTTTGTTTAAATCAGATACAGTCAAGCATTGCCAGACAAACGTTGTGTGGTTGGTGTGAATGTCTGAAAGCGGGATGACTTCACCTGTGTCGGAGGACGGTACGCTCTTGGTGAGCATGCTGTCTGTGAGGACATTAAACAAACTGAGAGAAAACACCATCGGGATGACGATCAGGCTGAACTGGAACACATTCTGCATGTAAGcctgcagaaagaaagaaagaacttaATGAAATTATCCAAACTGAGgagtatttacattttaaacaaatgccaATCACTAAGGACGCCTTCGACTCTTGGGTTGATTGCCATGAACATTATTACAACACCCAATGTATTGTTGTCTATCCCTGCAAACAATACACTAGTTTTAATAAAGACATAATATACTTTAAATACTCCCCaggtctagtgtgtgtgtgtgtgtatgtgtgtgtgtgtgtgtttttgtgtgtacctGAGCCAGTCCCACCAAAGAAGAAACTCCGATGGACAGAAGCAGCAGTGAGTTCTCCGAGTATCTCGCTGTCAGCCGACCGATCACTCCTCCCTGAACAACCTGAACACACATCCGGGTTTTATCTTACCGTCTGATGTCATCAGCTGCAGCCTTCGAAACATACGTAAGTCACTGAAATCGCATTCAGCCTGTCTTGTATTTCAGTCGGTGTGACTCTTACCATTGAGGCTATGCCAAAATAAGCCATCAGATAGCCATTCTGCTCAGGTTGCAGCTTGAAGAAGTCCATTGCAATGATTGAGAACATCACTTGAAATATGCCTGAGGAAAGAGAAGAGcaattatttcatttcatttgaatttATGTGCTTCTATACAATGTCCATAGATGTTTGAATGTAACTCCTCTGAACCCAGGCTGAACAGACCTTTTTACTTATGTTATGTTTCTTACATGTTCCATTCGGATTTATAACAGTGGCCTCTAAACACATAGTCTTAAAGAAACAGTTTTTCAGACATAACCAAATATTCAGTCTAATAAATAATGATGAAAATGAAGTGGGAGGTCACGCGTCACAATTTGTGGATTTAAGTATAAAAGAGTTGAAATGGAAAGTGATAAATATATTTAAGTAAATACATTCCTGTATCTTTTATCAAATGTCTTCTCAGATGAACTCTTACCTGTTGGCAAACCTGCAACTATCTTCACAACAAAGGTCCGCTTCACACCTGGGAACTTCATCAGTCTTGTGATCTCTCCCAGGTTGAATACTGACTTGCTTTTGTTTCCACCTGTAGGAAATTCAAGAATAAAAGACCAAAAACTGATGTACAAACAGCCTGATATCTGCCAGATTACATAATCTCTAACTCAAATTTGTAAACCCTACAGTAGGATTTAAGAGGCACACAAGCAACAGTGCAGCTCATTCTTATTTAAAGAAGgtgttttttcataaaaaataacttttcccTTAAAGACAAACtctaaaactaaactaactgAAAAATCCTCTCTTCCCCAACCAGCATGCTTGATTTTTTGTTGCacaattttttaaacaacaataataaacacAATGTATAGTTGTCTATTGCTGCAAACAATAATGTGCTGTAGATGTCCTGCTGTGTATAACTCTtattattttacacatattacattattttacaataaaagatTCATCATCTATGgggattatttttaaataaattcaaaCCGTGGATGTCAAATTTACACTGTTACACTAACAAGAACCACAAAGAACTAGACCAGTATCAAGTTGAGTCGgtttatttttatgaaaaaatatCTTGATGGACAAAGACCCCGCCCGAGCTCCCTGAGAAGACGAGAAAAACCCCTGGAAGAAGCACAGTCTCCTCGGACAGCTGGAAAGCTCCAAGAGCACATTTAAAGTTTTGTCCCTACAATGCTTAATTCGGACTGCATCTGGACTTTGCTGGTGACTGGTGGGGGACGGGACACCTTTAATCTGTCTCCAGTTGACAGCTTGACTTTCTTTAGCCTCTTGGCTGCTCTGTTGCGCTGCTTTTCGCTGCGGTGGCCTTTTTTTATGTCAGCCAATTCAATCGCCACTTTTTCAGTCTGACTTCTATACATGTCCCTCTCTGCTGTTACTGCCTTGAGCTTTTCCTTCTGGTCTCTGACCGTCACCCGGCACTGCAGGAACTGCGCCGCTACCTTTGTCAGTTTTTCCAGCAGCTCCTCACACCGCTTCTGGGTTTTCCTCAGCTCTTCAGTCTGGGCGAGGAGTTCTTTCTGTAAGGACTCAACCTTCTGGAGAGGCACCTCCGGGCTGGGCTTTTTGAGCGTGCACGTTTTTTGTTggattattactatttttttcccTATTTCATCCTCAATAGCGCGTAACCTTTTGCTCTCTTTGAGCTTCTCCTTCTGTGTGTTTAGCTCTTCCTCACACTTTTGGAGCTCCTGCctctggacctctgcatcgccGTCCAGGATGCCCCTTTCCTTCTGAAGTGTCTGGTTCTCCAGCTTGAGGAGATGGATTTGCTTCATCTGCTCTTTGCACTGACTGGCCCTCTTGTTCATGCTCGATTGCTGGTTGCTGATCTTGTCACGCAACTCGGAGGATTCATTTTTGCAGCGCAGCAGCATGTCATTCAGGCCGTCTCTCTCTTTGATTACCTGGTCCAGTCGTTCCTTCAGGTGAAGCTGCTCGGCCCTCTGGGTGACAGCACCCCGCTTTACCGACTGCAGCGCCATCTTTGTGGACTCCAGCTCCTCCTTTTGGGCCTGAGTCTGCTTGTGCAGCCGCCTCAGGTCCGTTTCCTTGATCGTCATCTTCTTACCCAACACCGACAATTCATTCTTGCAGTGCAACAGTTGGGTCCACTGGTGGTCTCTGTTCTTGATCACCTTCTGGAGTTTTTGGCGCTCTGCCTTAAACAGCTCAGGGTAGGTCATCAAAGAGTCAACTTTCTTCCTGAGGACCTCGTTTTCCTTCTCCaggactttgtttttgttctttgtgCAGAGATATTCCCGCTCAGCATCGGGAAGGATTGATGACAGGACGTAATGGTGATAAGCTGACATGGGGCCTGTCTTATGCAAATACTTATTATCGACGTCACCTTTCTGAAAGCTCGCCATCTTTCCTGTTGATTTTCTACAGGCTCACTCTGGGTCTAATTGAgatttgaaatgtaaagtgTTACTCACTTGACACCTGTGCATTGGAAAAAGACCCAAATTATGACATAACATTCCAACAGAATGTGATGCGATaaagaacacacacattctaCAGCTGAGCGGGGATTTCTAttcttggacacacacacacacacacacaNNNNNNNNNNcacacacacacacacacacatactagaAAACATCCTTTCATAAAATTTGAAATctgtggacaaaaaaaacaaaacattgtggGAGTAGTTAACTACAAGTCCCAAGGTGCATTACAGCAAGGAACATCCAATCACAGAGCTTAAAATTCTGTTATGCGCTCCACTTTAGTTTCCTTTTAGATTCTGGATcaatatttgtatgtattctGTAATTATGGTGCCACATTTTGTCCACATAGCCAATGACCAAACCTCTGACTGTACTATTTTCTATTGCAACAGTGGCTGCGGCTCATGGATATTGTAGTACACCTGCCGTGCCAAAATAATGgacaaaaaaattctaaaaatttaaaaaataataaaaattggtAGTCATAACATACACCtttctgtttttactgtaaccgagacaataactttttttcttaattttaacaatgtacaaatatttaaataaatcttaaaaaacttacattattacattacattattttttcctgCAAAAAGGTATGAGGAATGTGATTTTGGTAGGACTTTAACTCCTACTTCCCAATGCCTGTGTGCCATAAGCCTGAAAATATCAGCATTGTGTACAGATTCCCAAACATCTGAGAACATTACTGTTAGGGTTAGAAGACGGAAGTGTGTCTTACTGTCTGTGTTGGTGGTTGGAGCTTGAGTTTTGGTAGTTTTTGGGATAAACTTTAAAACCAAAAGTAAACTGAAGGCACTCCCCACAGCACCAAAACTTGCAGTAAATGTCTCCCTGAGAAATACAAAGTAAAAGCAGGGTTAGGTGGACAAATATTTTGGTGTAATAGATataagatatactgtacatttactcTTTAAATTGCTGTTTGAGAAAAATACTCTTTTAACCAATAATATGTACGCACAAAATGTATGCATTTTCAGATTTGGCTACACATTTACAAATCTGAATACTGATTTGGatatttttattacacatttAATACAAATGTAATGCACACACAGAGATTCTATTACACACTTGCAGATGTCCTATACACATTCACAAATCTCAGTAcatatatagagatatagagAAATACAGTTGCACACCTCTCCACACACATGGCAAATAGTTGCTACATAAATGGCCCCATATAAGGGGCAGCAGGATGTtaacctggaaatccagacccaaatctgaaagattaagggtctggcatcgtgtaatgaaagttgcccatctcaaggggcggcaccaagcgtgcaNNNNNNNNNNatctcactgcacgcaattggataacactacaaccaatcacaacacacggggtgacgtagCCAGAGCCCCAtgcgcttagctaccagcgaaGCTAACTGGTGGAATAAACTgctgtcatctgtttagctcaaCTGTGGCCCGcttatatcagatacaccgatgtgattggttcagctcggctacaagcgcatagttaatgagcaacATTACTTGATGCCGGAGTAACTGGCtaagcaaattcaaattgtgctcttgggagaactctggatttccagggcaGCAGGATGTAACAAGGTGTCTAAGAACTGATGTCTTATTTTAGAGAGAGACATTGGCAAGAGAGTGGAGCAAAGAGCTTCCAGTGGCCCAGTGTGTAACCAAAAATAAAGGACCTGATGGTTTGAATCATTGACATTTCGGGAACAGGCAATGTTGTTCTTAACTTGGGTAAACAACCCTTAAACCTTGGTGATTGGATGTTTCTCCCCATGATGATCCCTGGAACTAGTGCAATGTTTCCAAGTGctcaaaaaaaaacccacctgTCATTATCTATGGGACTTTTTAAACCTTGACCTCCTGATAAAACCCCCATCCACCTCTACACCCTACAGGAAATGACACGATGTAAACTCATAGTACACACATACAATGAAACTCACCCATAGCGTGTGTTAAGATGGCCGCCCAACGTGGAGCCAGCGATCATACCGACGCCAAAACACAGACCTAGTTTGGATAAAGCGTCAGCCCGTTTTTCAGGTTCTGAAAGGTCTGCAACGACCATCTGAGATGCTGCACACAGGAGAAGGGGGACGAAATAAAAGCAAGTGAAAGTGCATCTATTTTTAGgattatgaataaaaaaaaaagatgggggatgagattttgaaaataaattctaaataatgagagaaaaaaagtaaatgtatttcCAGAATCCAGTCCCAAATACTCTCTGTCATGATTGCAGACTTAGTTTAAccacaaataaataacaagtgCTTTATCTAGACTTAATAATAATGAAGGTTTGAAGTTGAGAATGTTGAACTGAGTGAGCAGCAGGATTGCAGAGGAGTGGTGATTACCAGGTAGAACATGCATGAAGACTGTGGGGAGTTTGTGGATGAACAGCATGGCAGGACTCTCCGCTACGGCcagcagcagaaagaaaacCACTGTCCCAGAACACGCCAGAGACAGAGCTGCTCGTGCTCCGAAGATATCTGCAAACCTGCAGACGACAAGAAAACCCAGAAACCACAAGTTTGTTTTCTGCTACACAAAAAACAGTGTACCTCCACGTCTGTAAATGTAGCTATAACGGATACTTTTATATGTTGCTCTTACCTTCCAAACATAGGACCCCCAACCAGCTGGATTACACCCACCATGGTTTGTAAATAACCCAACCACAAGGTGTCAAAGCCAAGTTTCCTCGCCAAATACTAGACAGACACATAattaaaacacatatttaaag of Etheostoma spectabile isolate EspeVRDwgs_2016 chromosome 1, UIUC_Espe_1.0, whole genome shotgun sequence contains these proteins:
- the slc67a1 gene encoding solute carrier family 22 member 18, encoding MSRRGETTGETSRASAPTRANVTDQAKRKTIIHVVYLIAALDITWMFLQFSVTPYLARKLGFDTLWLGYLQTMVGVIQLVGGPMFGRFADIFGARAALSLACSGTVVFFLLLAVAESPAMLFIHKLPTVFMHVLPASQMVVADLSEPEKRADALSKLGLCFGVGMIAGSTLGGHLNTRYGETFTASFGAVGSAFSLLLVLKFIPKTTKTQAPTTNTDSGNKSKSVFNLGEITRLMKFPGVKRTFVVKIVAGLPTGIFQVMFSIIAMDFFKLQPEQNGYLMAYFGIASMVVQGGVIGRLTARYSENSLLLLSIGVSSLVGLAQAYMQNVFQFSLIVIPMVFSLSLFNVLTDSMLTKSVPSSDTGTMMGLCASVQSLLRTVGPTAGGFLYVNYGLSSIGLMQFVVNIAVFVHLLQRHLKKTDVQKE
- the LOC116693539 gene encoding centrosomal protein of 83 kDa-like, producing MASFQKGDVDNKYLHKTGPMSAYHHYVLSSILPDAEREYLCTKNKNKVLEKENEVLRKKVDSLMTYPELFKAERQKLQKVIKNRDHQWTQLLHCKNELSVLGKKMTIKETDLRRLHKQTQAQKEELESTKMALQSVKRGAVTQRAEQLHLKERLDQVIKERDGLNDMLLRCKNESSELRDKISNQQSSMNKRASQCKEQMKQIHLLKLENQTLQKERGILDGDAEVQRQELQKCEEELNTQKEKLKESKRLRAIEDEIGKKIVIIQQKTCTLKKPSPEVPLQKVESLQKELLAQTEELRKTQKRCEELLEKLTKVAAQFLQCRVTVRDQKEKLKAVTAERDMYRSQTEKVAIELADIKKGHRSEKQRNRAAKRLKKVKLSTGDRLKVSRPPPVTSKVQMQSELSIVGTKL